A region of the Pseudomonas asiatica genome:
ACCTGCCGCACCTGCACGACATCACCACCATGATCGAGCTGTTCGGCCGCATGGGCATCGAGCCGGTGATCGACGAAAAGCTGGCGGTCGAGATCGACCCTCGCACCATCAAGACCCTGGTTGCACCTTACGAGCTGGTCAAGACCATGCGCGCCTCGATCCTGGTGCTGGGCCCGATGGTCGCCCGTTTCGGTGAGGCCGAAGTGGCCCTGCCTGGCGGTTGCGCCATTGGCTCGCGCCCGGTCGACCTGCACATCCGTGGCCTCGAGGCCATGGGCGCGAAGATCGAAGTCGAAGCCGGCTACATCAAGGCCAAGGCGCCTGAGGGTGGCCTGCGCGGTGCGCACTTCTTCTTCGACACCGTGAGCGTGACCGGTACCGAGAACATCATGATGGCCGCTGCCCTGGCCAAGGGCCGCAGCGTGCTGCAGAACGCCGCGCGCGAGCCGGAAGTGGTCGACCTGGCCAACTTCATCAACGCCATGGGCGGCAAGGTCCAGGGCGCTGGTACCGACACCATCACCATCGATGGCGTCGAGCGCCTGCACTCGGCCAACTACCGCGTGATGCCGGACCGTATCGAGACCGGCACCTACCTGGTTGCCGCTGCCGTGACCGGCGGCCGCGTCAAGGTCAAGGACACCGATCCGACCATCCTTGAAGCCGTACTGGAAAAACTCAAGGAAGCCGGCGCCGACATCAACACTGGCGAAGACTGGATCGAGCTGGACATGCACGGCAAGCGGCCGAAAGCCGTCAACCTGCGTACCGCCCCGTACCCGGCGTTCCCGACCGACATGCAGGCGCAGTTCATCTCGCTCAACGCCATTGCCGAAGGCACCGGTGCAGTGATCGAGACGATCTTCGAAAACCGCTTCATGCACGTCTACGAAATGCACCGCATGGGCGCGCAGATCCAGGTCGAAGGCAACACTGCCATCGTCACTGGCGTCAAGGCGCTGAAGGGTGCCCCGGTAATGGCCACCGACCTGCGTGCTTCCGCCAGCCTGGTGCTGTCGGCGCTGGTAGCCGAAGGCGATACCCTGATCGATCGCATCTACCACATCGACCGTGGTTACGAGTGCATCGAAGAAAAACTGCAGATGCTGGGCGCGAAGATCCGTCGCGTACCGGGCTAGTAGCCCGTCGGCATACCGTGTGGGAGCGGGCTTGCCCGCGAATACCGGCAGAGCCGGTGCCATGCACCGCGGTGGTTGCTTTGCGGGCAAGCCCGCTCCCACAATGAATCAAATGCGGTCGGGCTCGACGCCCGGCCGGCAGTAGCCGCTTAAGGACCGACGTTCCAATGTTGACCATCGCGCTTTCCAAAGGCCGTATTCTCGACGATACCCTGCCGTTGCTGGCCGAGGCCGGTATCGTGCCGACCGAGAACCCGGACAAGAGCCGCAAACTGATCATCCCCACCACGCAGGACGATGTGCGCCTGCTGATCGTGCGTGCCACCGACGTGCCGACCTATGTCGAGCATGGTGCCGCCGACTTGGGTGTGGCCGGCAAGGATGTGCTGATGGAGTACGGCGGCCAGGGCCTTTACGAGCCCCTGGACCTGCAGATTGCACGTTGCAAGCTGATGACCGCTGGCGTGGTCGGCGCACCCGAGCCCAAGGGGCGTCTGCGCGTGGCTACCAAGTTCGTCAACGTAGCCAAGCGCTATTACGCCGAACAGGGCCGCCAGGTCGACATCATCAAGCTGTACGGCTCGATGGAACTGGCACCGCTGATCAACCTCGCCGACAAGATCATCGACGTGGTCGACACCGGCAACACCCTGCGTGCCAACGGCCTGGAGCCCCAGGAACTGATCGCCACGATCAGCTCGCGCCTGGTGGTCAACAAGGCCTCCATGAAAATGCAGCACGCCCGTATCCAGAGCCTGATCGACACGCTGCGCGGAGCGGTCGAATCGCGACACCGCGGCTGACTCTCTACCGACTGCGCGCGGCCTTCGCTGCCGCGCCCGTCTATCCGCGTCATAGCCATTTTTCTCGGGTGCCCGCGCGGATGGACTGGTAGCCTAGGGCGCCTGAGCATTCGCCAATAATCGAGGCCCTCGCCATGACCGTGTCCACTGCAATTGCCCGTCTCAACGCTGCTGATCCGGATTTCGCCCGACATCTGGATCATCTGCTGAGCTGGGAAAGTGTGTCCGATGACGCGGTCAACCAGCGCGTGCTCGACATCATCAAGGCCGTGCGCGAGCGTGGCGATGCGGCATTGGTGGAATTCACCCAGCGTTTCGATGGTGTCGATGCCAAGTCCATCGATGACCTGATCCTCGGTCGCGAGCGCCTGGAACTGGCCCTGACCCGCATTACCCCGGTCCAGCGCGAAGCCCTGGAAAAGGCTGCCAACCGTGTGCGCATGTACCACGAGCGGCAGAAGCAGGACTCCTGGCAGTACACCGAGGCCGACGGCACCGTGCTTGGCCAGAAGGTCACCCCGCTGGACCGCGCCGGCCTGTATGTGCCGGGTGGCAAGGCGTCGTACCCGTCGTCGGTACTGATGAACGCCATCCCGGCCAAGGTCGCCGGTGTGGCCGAAGTGGTGATGGTGGTGCCGACCCCGCGTGGCGAGGTCAACGAGCTGGTGCTGGCGGCTGCCTGCATCGCCGGTGTCGACCGTGTGTTCACCGTCGGTGGCGCCCAGGCTGTCGCCGCCCTGGCCTACGGTACCGAAAGCGTGCCGCAGGTGGACAAGATCGTCGGCCCGGGCAACATCTACGTTGCCACCGCCAAGCGCCACGTGTTCGGCCAGGTGGGTATCGACATGATCGCCGGCCCGTCGGAAATCCTCGTGGTGTGCGACGGCCAGACCGACCCGGACTGGATCGCCATGGACCTGTTCTCCCAGGCCGAGCACGACGAAGATGCCCAGGCCATCCTGGTCAGCCCGGACGCCGCCTTCCTCGACCGCGTTGCCGCCAGCATCGACAAGCTGCTGCCGACCATGGAACGTGCCGAGATCATCGAGAAGTCGATCAATGGCCGTGGTGCGCTGATTCAGGTGCGTGACATGCAGCAGGCCATGGAAGTGGCCAACCGCATCGCACCCGAGCACCTGGAACTGTCGGTGGCCGATCCGCAGGCCTGGCTGCCGCACATCCGCCACGCTGGCGCGATCTTCATGGGTCGTCACACCAGCGAAGCGCTGGGCGACTACTGCGCAGGGCCCAACCACGTGCTGCCGACTTCCGGCACCGCGCGTTTCTCGTCGCCGCTGGGGGTTTATGACTTCCAGAAGCGCTCGTCGATCATTTTCTGCTCCGAGCAGGGCGCGTCCGAG
Encoded here:
- the murA gene encoding UDP-N-acetylglucosamine 1-carboxyvinyltransferase, giving the protein MDKLIITGGACLDGEIRISGAKNAALPILAATLLADGPVTVGNLPHLHDITTMIELFGRMGIEPVIDEKLAVEIDPRTIKTLVAPYELVKTMRASILVLGPMVARFGEAEVALPGGCAIGSRPVDLHIRGLEAMGAKIEVEAGYIKAKAPEGGLRGAHFFFDTVSVTGTENIMMAAALAKGRSVLQNAAREPEVVDLANFINAMGGKVQGAGTDTITIDGVERLHSANYRVMPDRIETGTYLVAAAVTGGRVKVKDTDPTILEAVLEKLKEAGADINTGEDWIELDMHGKRPKAVNLRTAPYPAFPTDMQAQFISLNAIAEGTGAVIETIFENRFMHVYEMHRMGAQIQVEGNTAIVTGVKALKGAPVMATDLRASASLVLSALVAEGDTLIDRIYHIDRGYECIEEKLQMLGAKIRRVPG
- the hisG gene encoding ATP phosphoribosyltransferase, whose amino-acid sequence is MLTIALSKGRILDDTLPLLAEAGIVPTENPDKSRKLIIPTTQDDVRLLIVRATDVPTYVEHGAADLGVAGKDVLMEYGGQGLYEPLDLQIARCKLMTAGVVGAPEPKGRLRVATKFVNVAKRYYAEQGRQVDIIKLYGSMELAPLINLADKIIDVVDTGNTLRANGLEPQELIATISSRLVVNKASMKMQHARIQSLIDTLRGAVESRHRG
- the hisD gene encoding histidinol dehydrogenase, with the protein product MTVSTAIARLNAADPDFARHLDHLLSWESVSDDAVNQRVLDIIKAVRERGDAALVEFTQRFDGVDAKSIDDLILGRERLELALTRITPVQREALEKAANRVRMYHERQKQDSWQYTEADGTVLGQKVTPLDRAGLYVPGGKASYPSSVLMNAIPAKVAGVAEVVMVVPTPRGEVNELVLAAACIAGVDRVFTVGGAQAVAALAYGTESVPQVDKIVGPGNIYVATAKRHVFGQVGIDMIAGPSEILVVCDGQTDPDWIAMDLFSQAEHDEDAQAILVSPDAAFLDRVAASIDKLLPTMERAEIIEKSINGRGALIQVRDMQQAMEVANRIAPEHLELSVADPQAWLPHIRHAGAIFMGRHTSEALGDYCAGPNHVLPTSGTARFSSPLGVYDFQKRSSIIFCSEQGASELGHTASVLARGESLTAHARSAEYRILTQEKGN